A genomic region of Streptococcus suis contains the following coding sequences:
- a CDS encoding glycoside hydrolase family 3 protein, producing MTHLVDLRKKPYSLDEEAISWIEETIAQMTLDEKIGHLFVNMGSQRTEEYLTGVLNDYKIAAVRYNPGPAADIWEQNYILQTKSKIPLLIAANTESGGNGAVTDGTKIGDEIKIAATADPRYAYEMGKVAGLEAAAVGCNASFAPIMDLSRNWRNPIIANRTWGANVDQVIELSKEYMRGIMEQGIVPFAKHFPGDGIDERDHHLSFASNPMTKSEWMETFGRIYGEMADAGLPGIMAGHIHLPNVEKEMHPERELDDMLPASLNKILLDELLRGELGYNGAIVTDASHMIGMTASMPRRELLPTAIEAGCDLFLFFNDPEEDLQWMKEGLENGLLSEERLHDALRRTLGLKAKLGLHQFEGRRQEIMVPKEEALDLIGRDEAKQLAKEVADKAITLVKAKQEGIFPVNPERYKRILLVEVDGYKGGFGAMINAGKKRAADTLKELLEARGHQVSIWENTEARIAKLPEEERPAAIANVYASKRPIAEITEHYDLIINLVDVNSGGTTQRIIWPAAKGTPDQPFYVHEIPTIVVSVQHPFALADMPQVATYINAYDGLPVTLEALVTKLAGESAFTGVSPVDAYCGLVDTRIWRGK from the coding sequence ATGACACATTTAGTAGATTTACGGAAGAAACCTTACAGCCTTGATGAAGAGGCTATTTCTTGGATTGAAGAAACCATTGCTCAGATGACCTTGGATGAAAAAATCGGTCATCTCTTTGTCAACATGGGGAGCCAGCGGACGGAAGAATATCTGACTGGAGTATTAAATGATTATAAGATTGCTGCTGTTCGTTACAATCCTGGACCTGCTGCAGATATTTGGGAGCAAAACTATATTTTGCAGACCAAGTCTAAGATTCCTCTCTTGATTGCAGCCAATACCGAATCTGGTGGGAATGGTGCTGTTACGGATGGAACGAAAATTGGGGATGAAATCAAGATTGCTGCGACAGCCGATCCCCGCTATGCTTATGAAATGGGGAAAGTTGCAGGTCTTGAAGCAGCTGCGGTAGGTTGCAATGCCTCCTTTGCACCGATTATGGACCTAAGTCGTAATTGGCGCAATCCAATCATTGCAAACCGAACTTGGGGAGCTAATGTAGACCAAGTCATTGAATTATCTAAAGAATACATGCGTGGCATTATGGAGCAAGGCATTGTGCCGTTTGCTAAGCATTTTCCAGGCGATGGTATTGATGAACGTGACCATCATCTCTCTTTTGCTTCGAATCCTATGACCAAGTCTGAGTGGATGGAAACATTTGGACGGATTTACGGTGAGATGGCTGACGCAGGTCTTCCAGGTATTATGGCGGGACATATTCATTTGCCAAATGTTGAGAAAGAAATGCATCCAGAACGTGAATTGGATGACATGTTGCCAGCTTCGCTGAATAAAATCCTCTTGGATGAATTGCTTCGTGGGGAATTAGGTTACAATGGAGCCATCGTCACGGATGCCAGTCACATGATCGGTATGACAGCCTCTATGCCGCGTCGTGAGCTATTGCCTACAGCTATTGAGGCAGGATGTGATCTTTTCCTTTTCTTCAATGATCCAGAAGAAGATTTGCAATGGATGAAAGAAGGATTGGAAAATGGTCTGCTTTCTGAGGAACGCCTCCATGATGCCCTTCGTCGTACCTTGGGCTTGAAAGCTAAACTCGGTCTTCACCAGTTTGAAGGTCGCCGTCAGGAAATCATGGTGCCAAAAGAAGAAGCGCTGGATTTGATTGGTAGAGATGAGGCGAAACAGCTTGCAAAAGAAGTAGCTGACAAGGCGATTACCTTGGTAAAAGCCAAGCAAGAAGGAATTTTCCCTGTCAATCCAGAACGCTACAAACGGATTTTGTTGGTAGAAGTAGATGGCTATAAGGGTGGTTTTGGCGCCATGATCAATGCTGGCAAGAAGAGAGCAGCCGATACGCTGAAAGAACTATTAGAAGCTCGAGGTCACCAAGTATCTATCTGGGAAAATACAGAAGCACGGATTGCCAAATTGCCAGAAGAAGAAAGACCAGCAGCTATTGCAAATGTCTATGCTTCCAAGCGTCCTATTGCCGAAATTACAGAACACTATGATTTGATTATCAATTTAGTCGATGTCAACTCAGGCGGGACAACTCAGCGGATTATTTGGCCAGCTGCCAAGGGAACACCAGACCAGCCTTTCTATGTTCACGAAATTCCAACCATTGTTGTCTCTGTTCAGCACCCATTTGCACTTGCAGATATGCCACAGGTTGCAACCTATATCAATGCCTACGATGGCTTGCCTGTCACTTTAGAAGCCTTGGTTACTAAATTAGCAGGAGAGTCAGCCTTTACAGGAGTATCGCCTGTAGATGCCTACTGTGGTTTGGTAGATACACGTATTTGGCGAGGAAAATAA
- a CDS encoding HAD family hydrolase yields MMKMEYVFCVDSDGCAMDTMTYKHKLFFGPLAADVFDVKDKEPFLAEWNRVNLYSRERGINRFVGLVKGLEFAGVTGIDNLKNWVATTDSLSNASLERLIEEQPSKDLELALKWSNQVNQAIKHYSGPVLAFIGVHKGLEKLSQLGKVYVVSSANKEAVEEEWTDQGLMDCVTELYCQDRGKKEDVIKLLIEEGYCPDKIMMIGDSPGDLKAAELNGVHFYPILVGREMQSWTDLTETIADEFAHQAFTDEKETELTQAFWNNLDD; encoded by the coding sequence ATGATGAAGATGGAATACGTATTTTGTGTGGACTCTGATGGCTGCGCCATGGATACCATGACCTACAAACATAAACTCTTTTTCGGTCCCTTGGCTGCAGATGTTTTTGATGTCAAAGATAAAGAACCGTTTTTAGCTGAATGGAATCGAGTCAATCTCTACTCTCGAGAACGTGGCATTAACCGCTTTGTAGGCTTAGTTAAAGGCCTAGAATTTGCAGGTGTGACGGGTATAGACAACTTGAAAAATTGGGTCGCGACCACAGATTCTTTGTCAAATGCTTCTCTGGAAAGATTGATAGAGGAGCAGCCGTCTAAAGATTTGGAACTCGCTTTAAAATGGTCCAATCAGGTCAATCAAGCCATTAAGCATTATAGCGGTCCTGTTTTAGCCTTCATCGGCGTTCACAAGGGCTTGGAAAAATTGAGCCAGTTAGGAAAAGTCTACGTGGTTTCTTCTGCTAATAAGGAAGCAGTAGAAGAAGAGTGGACAGACCAAGGTTTGATGGACTGTGTTACAGAATTGTACTGTCAAGACCGTGGTAAGAAAGAAGATGTCATCAAACTGTTAATAGAGGAAGGGTATTGTCCTGATAAGATTATGATGATTGGTGACTCGCCTGGTGATTTGAAGGCAGCGGAATTGAACGGTGTCCATTTCTATCCTATTTTAGTAGGACGAGAGATGCAATCTTGGACAGATTTGACAGAAACGATTGCAGATGAATTTGCTCATCAAGCATTCACAGATGAGAAAGAAACAGAATTGACACAGGCATTTTGGAATAATTTAGACGACTAG
- a CDS encoding SDR family oxidoreductase encodes MSRVIEFKDKVVVITGAGGVLCGYLAKEFAKAGAKVALLDLNEAAAQVFVDEIAAAGGVAKAYKSNVLSKENLEEVRQQVLADFGPVDILINGAGGNNPKATTDNEFHEIGLPAGTKTFFDLDEAGINFVFNLNYLGTLLPTQVFAQDMIGRSGANIINISSMNAFTPLTKIPAYSGAKAAISNFTQWLAVHFSKVGIRCNAIAPGFLVTNQNRGLLFDESGQPTARANKILTNTPMGRFGEAEELVGGVFFLADENLASFVNGVVLPIDGGFSAYSGV; translated from the coding sequence ATGTCACGTGTTATTGAGTTTAAGGATAAGGTTGTTGTTATTACAGGCGCAGGAGGCGTTCTTTGTGGCTATTTGGCAAAAGAATTTGCTAAGGCAGGTGCAAAGGTTGCGCTTTTGGACTTGAATGAGGCTGCGGCTCAGGTCTTCGTTGATGAGATTGCAGCAGCAGGAGGCGTTGCAAAAGCCTATAAATCTAACGTTCTTTCTAAGGAAAATTTGGAAGAAGTTCGCCAGCAAGTCCTAGCAGATTTTGGTCCTGTAGATATATTAATCAATGGTGCAGGAGGCAATAATCCCAAAGCGACAACGGACAATGAGTTCCATGAAATTGGGTTGCCGGCTGGTACCAAAACTTTCTTCGACTTGGATGAGGCAGGGATTAACTTTGTTTTCAATCTGAATTATCTAGGAACCTTATTGCCAACACAGGTCTTTGCACAGGATATGATCGGTCGCTCGGGAGCAAATATTATCAATATTTCCAGCATGAATGCCTTTACTCCTTTGACAAAAATTCCAGCCTATTCAGGTGCCAAGGCTGCTATTAGTAATTTTACCCAATGGTTAGCAGTCCATTTTTCAAAAGTTGGCATCCGCTGTAATGCGATTGCTCCAGGATTTTTGGTAACCAACCAAAACCGTGGTTTGCTATTTGATGAGTCAGGTCAACCGACCGCACGTGCTAACAAGATTTTGACCAATACACCGATGGGACGGTTTGGTGAAGCCGAAGAGTTGGTGGGAGGAGTCTTCTTCTTGGCGGATGAGAATTTGGCAAGTTTTGTCAACGGTGTTGTTTTACCGATTGACGGTGGCTTCTCAGCCTATTCAGGAGTCTGA
- a CDS encoding mannonate dehydratase, with translation MKMSFRWYGKKDPVTLEEIKAIPGMQGIVTAVYDVPVGQAWPLENILELKKMVEEAGLEITVIESIPVHEDIKQGKPNRDALIENYKTSIRNVGAAGIPVVCYNFMPVFDWTRSDLHHPLPDGSTSLAFLKSDLAGVDPVADDLNLPGWDSSYSKEEMKAIIENYRQNISEEDLWANLEYFIKAIMPTAEEAGVKMAIHPDDPPYGIFGLPRIITGQEAVERFLNLYDSEHNGITMCVGSYASDPKNDVLAMTEYALKRNRINFMHTRNVTAGAWGFQETAHLSQAGDIDMNAVVKLLVDYDWTGALRPDHGRRIWGDQTKTPGYGLYDRALGATYFNGLYEANMRAAGKTPDFGITVKTVGNKES, from the coding sequence ATGAAAATGTCATTTCGATGGTATGGGAAAAAGGATCCTGTGACACTTGAAGAGATTAAGGCGATTCCTGGTATGCAGGGGATTGTAACTGCTGTCTATGATGTGCCAGTTGGTCAAGCTTGGCCCCTTGAAAATATTCTAGAGCTGAAAAAAATGGTAGAAGAGGCAGGACTTGAAATTACTGTTATTGAATCCATTCCTGTTCATGAAGACATCAAACAAGGGAAGCCAAATCGTGATGCGTTAATCGAAAACTATAAAACGTCCATCCGTAATGTCGGAGCTGCAGGTATTCCAGTTGTATGCTACAATTTCATGCCTGTGTTTGACTGGACCCGTTCAGACTTGCACCATCCACTTCCAGATGGTTCAACTTCTTTAGCTTTCCTTAAATCTGATTTGGCAGGTGTTGATCCTGTGGCGGATGATTTGAACTTACCAGGTTGGGATTCATCCTATTCCAAGGAAGAAATGAAGGCTATTATCGAAAATTATCGTCAGAATATTTCCGAAGAAGATTTATGGGCGAATTTGGAGTATTTCATCAAGGCGATTATGCCAACGGCTGAGGAGGCTGGTGTCAAAATGGCCATTCACCCTGATGATCCTCCCTACGGAATCTTTGGTTTACCGCGCATCATCACTGGTCAAGAAGCCGTTGAACGATTTTTGAATCTCTACGATTCCGAGCACAATGGAATTACCATGTGTGTCGGATCCTATGCTTCTGATCCGAAAAATGATGTCCTTGCCATGACAGAATATGCTCTCAAACGCAATCGCATCAATTTTATGCATACGCGCAATGTGACAGCAGGTGCTTGGGGCTTCCAAGAAACAGCACATCTGTCACAGGCTGGTGACATTGACATGAACGCTGTTGTTAAATTATTGGTAGACTATGACTGGACGGGTGCCTTGCGTCCAGACCACGGTCGTCGTATCTGGGGAGACCAGACCAAGACACCTGGTTATGGTTTGTATGACCGAGCCCTTGGGGCAACCTACTTTAACGGTCTCTATGAAGCCAATATGCGAGCAGCAGGCAAAACACCAGATTTTGGAATTACAGTCAAAACAGTTGGAAATAAGGAGAGCTAA
- the uxaC gene encoding glucuronate isomerase, which translates to MSFNDKNFMLKNEPAKELYGKIAELPIYDFHCHLDPKEIFEDKVYEDIVDLWLGGDHYKWRLMRANGISEEEITGSASKLDKFKAWARTLERAFGNPLYHWSHLELRRVFGVEELLTKENAERLYHQLNAYLQEHQMSPRKLIADARVTFIGTTDHPLDSLEWHKRLAEDSTIDTVVAPTFRPDEAFIEHRNFNPFIKRLEEVTGVAVRDFARFVEALGQRVSYFAQHGCRASDISFTAISYEEASLEELDDILLARLAGKEAGQSSINKWQTAIFRELCRLYKKHGFVTQVHFGALRNNHTGLFEKLGADVGVDSIGDQTYLTVNLNRLLDNLVKENALPKMIWYNLNPSYNIALANTLANFQSNEEGLRSQLQFGAGWWFNDTKLGMIDQMNAYAEQGMLANFVGMLTDSRSFLSYQRHDYFRRILATYVGQWIVDEEVPEDYNRLGRFVEAISYYNAKEFFEQ; encoded by the coding sequence ATGAGTTTTAATGATAAAAACTTTATGCTAAAAAATGAGCCTGCTAAGGAGCTTTATGGGAAAATAGCAGAGCTTCCTATCTATGATTTCCATTGCCACTTGGATCCTAAGGAAATTTTTGAAGATAAGGTTTATGAAGATATTGTTGATCTGTGGCTGGGGGGTGACCATTATAAGTGGCGCTTGATGCGGGCTAATGGTATCTCAGAAGAAGAAATCACAGGTTCAGCAAGTAAACTAGATAAGTTTAAGGCCTGGGCAAGAACCTTGGAACGGGCTTTCGGAAATCCTCTCTATCATTGGAGTCATTTAGAATTGCGACGAGTTTTTGGTGTTGAGGAATTGTTGACCAAAGAAAATGCAGAGCGACTCTATCATCAGCTCAATGCTTATTTACAAGAACATCAAATGAGTCCACGGAAGCTGATTGCGGATGCTAGGGTGACCTTTATTGGGACAACTGACCATCCACTAGATAGCTTGGAATGGCATAAGCGCTTGGCTGAGGACTCAACTATAGATACTGTAGTGGCACCAACTTTTCGCCCAGATGAAGCCTTTATAGAACATCGAAATTTCAATCCATTTATTAAACGCTTGGAGGAAGTAACAGGGGTAGCGGTAAGAGACTTTGCACGTTTTGTAGAGGCACTTGGTCAGCGCGTTTCCTATTTTGCTCAACACGGTTGCCGAGCAAGTGACATTAGCTTTACGGCTATTTCATACGAAGAAGCAAGCCTTGAAGAGCTTGATGATATTTTACTAGCAAGACTTGCAGGTAAAGAGGCTGGCCAATCCAGTATCAATAAATGGCAGACTGCCATCTTTAGAGAATTATGTCGATTGTACAAGAAACATGGTTTTGTGACCCAAGTTCACTTTGGTGCCCTACGGAACAACCATACCGGACTGTTTGAAAAACTTGGAGCAGATGTAGGTGTGGATTCGATTGGAGACCAGACATATCTGACTGTGAATTTGAATCGTTTGTTAGATAACTTGGTCAAGGAAAATGCCCTTCCAAAAATGATTTGGTACAATCTCAATCCAAGTTACAACATTGCTCTAGCCAATACTTTGGCGAATTTCCAGTCCAATGAGGAAGGGCTTCGTAGCCAGCTACAATTTGGTGCTGGTTGGTGGTTCAATGACACAAAGTTGGGTATGATTGACCAGATGAATGCCTATGCAGAACAGGGCATGCTTGCTAATTTTGTTGGGATGTTGACAGATTCGCGTAGCTTTTTGTCTTATCAACGACATGATTATTTCAGACGTATTTTAGCGACTTATGTCGGCCAATGGATTGTTGATGAAGAAGTGCCTGAAGATTACAATCGTTTAGGGCGGTTTGTAGAAGCCATATCCTATTACAATGCCAAAGAATTTTTTGAACAATAA
- a CDS encoding bifunctional 4-hydroxy-2-oxoglutarate aldolase/2-dehydro-3-deoxy-phosphogluconate aldolase, translating to MLKQLKENYFFAVIRGKDEEDAKEIARHAILGGIRNIEITFSTPNAATVIKELQEEFSDDSSVVIGAGTVMNLKLAQAAIDAGASFLVSPHFDKEIQDLAQEAEVFYFPGCATATEIVTASQAGCPIIKLFPGGVLGPGFIKDIHGPVPQVDLMPSGGVSVENVADWKKAGACAVGVGSALASRVQAEGYESVTTIARSFVAALEG from the coding sequence ATGTTAAAGCAATTAAAAGAAAATTACTTTTTCGCAGTGATTCGCGGAAAAGATGAAGAAGATGCGAAAGAAATCGCTCGTCATGCGATTTTGGGAGGTATTCGAAATATTGAAATTACATTTTCGACTCCAAATGCAGCGACAGTTATCAAAGAATTACAAGAGGAGTTCTCAGACGATTCTTCCGTAGTCATCGGGGCGGGAACAGTAATGAATCTTAAGCTGGCACAAGCGGCCATTGATGCAGGTGCTAGTTTTTTGGTTAGTCCTCATTTTGATAAAGAAATTCAAGACTTGGCGCAAGAGGCTGAGGTATTCTACTTCCCAGGCTGTGCAACTGCAACAGAGATTGTTACAGCTAGTCAGGCGGGTTGTCCTATTATCAAGCTTTTCCCTGGTGGTGTGTTGGGACCTGGATTTATCAAGGATATTCACGGCCCTGTACCCCAAGTGGATTTGATGCCTTCTGGTGGTGTATCGGTTGAAAATGTTGCAGATTGGAAAAAGGCAGGTGCTTGTGCTGTTGGAGTCGGTTCGGCTCTGGCAAGTCGAGTGCAGGCTGAAGGCTATGAAAGTGTAACGACGATTGCTCGCAGTTTTGTTGCAGCTTTGGAGGGATGA
- a CDS encoding FadR/GntR family transcriptional regulator: protein MAKPLVEKASERLLELILERGYEVGDKLPNEYELAQDLEVGRSTVREAVRSLATRNILEVRQGSGTYISSKKGVSEDPLGFSLVRDRVKLTTDLFEVRYLLEPRIAERVAQFASDEDIARLEEIVLAIEEAVAAGDTKHLELDVKFHCMLAEMSGNLAMTSLMPVINQSIHLINENYSNRQMKSDSLQAHRNILMAIKQRHPVAAYDSMLAHIISVRQVVLSEWFDKDMTLHGLNDHK from the coding sequence ATGGCGAAACCCTTGGTAGAAAAAGCATCGGAACGCTTATTGGAATTGATTTTGGAAAGAGGATATGAAGTTGGTGACAAGCTTCCAAATGAGTATGAATTGGCCCAAGATTTAGAAGTTGGACGTTCGACTGTTCGTGAAGCTGTTCGAAGTTTGGCTACTCGAAATATTCTGGAGGTGCGCCAAGGGTCGGGAACCTATATCAGCTCTAAAAAAGGAGTATCAGAGGATCCCCTAGGTTTTTCTTTGGTAAGAGACCGTGTAAAGTTGACGACAGATTTGTTTGAAGTGCGGTATTTGCTTGAACCGAGAATTGCGGAGCGTGTCGCTCAGTTTGCCTCGGACGAAGACATTGCTCGACTAGAAGAAATTGTCCTTGCTATTGAAGAGGCCGTTGCTGCTGGAGACACGAAGCATCTGGAGTTGGATGTGAAATTCCACTGTATGCTGGCTGAGATGAGTGGGAATCTGGCTATGACAAGTCTGATGCCAGTCATTAATCAATCTATTCATCTGATCAATGAAAATTACTCAAATCGTCAGATGAAATCGGATAGTTTACAGGCCCACAGGAACATCTTAATGGCTATCAAGCAACGCCACCCTGTTGCAGCATATGATAGCATGTTAGCACATATTATATCAGTAAGACAGGTTGTTTTAAGCGAATGGTTCGATAAAGATATGACCTTGCATGGTCTCAATGATCATAAATAG
- the uidA gene encoding beta-glucuronidase, translating into MLYPIQTKTRSVYSLNGIWAFKQGNNDVHSLLDTDEVMVVPSSFNDVVVDKAKRRFVGDNWYELMVALPVVSADEELVVRFGSVTHQAKVYADGQLIGEHKGGFTPFECLIPSNLYNADQFRLTVCANNELNYTTLPVGNYSEEVDGNGQIVKTVKENFDFFNYAGIQRTVHLYKRPKNRIEDIVIRTELNQDLTQAVVNVDVKIVGQYDSIRVSILDQEGQEVGLLENGQMVSEHPRLWEVLDAYLYTAKVELFDGENLLDTYSEQFGIRSVAVENGQFFINGKPFYFKGFGKHEDTFINGRGFNEAANLMDLNLLKDIGANSFRTSHYPYSEEMMRLADRLGIVVLDEVPAVGLFQLFNAALNLTGDSEEVKNTWEVMQTKEAHELVIDELIARDKNHPSVVMWVVANEPAGHEKGARAYFEPLIQRMRDRDPSKRPVTLVNIIKATPDKDEVMDLVDVICLNRYYGWYVAHGDLKAAEKGLRQELEIWQKLYPDKPILMTEYGADTLPGLHSMWDIPYTEEFQVDYYDMNHRVFDSIPNLVGEQVWNFADFETTVGLIRIQGNHKGLFSRNRQPKQIVREIKKRWTAIPNYHYKRK; encoded by the coding sequence ATGTTGTATCCTATACAAACAAAAACACGCTCAGTTTATTCTTTAAATGGAATATGGGCTTTTAAGCAAGGGAACAATGATGTTCATAGTCTGTTAGATACAGATGAAGTAATGGTTGTACCGAGTTCCTTTAATGATGTTGTTGTCGATAAAGCAAAGCGCCGTTTTGTCGGAGATAATTGGTATGAACTCATGGTGGCTCTCCCTGTCGTATCAGCTGATGAGGAGTTGGTTGTGCGTTTTGGTTCGGTGACGCATCAGGCCAAAGTCTATGCAGATGGCCAGCTAATCGGAGAGCATAAGGGTGGTTTCACACCTTTTGAATGCTTGATTCCATCAAACTTATACAACGCTGACCAATTCCGTTTGACAGTCTGTGCCAATAATGAGTTGAATTACACAACCCTTCCAGTAGGGAATTATAGCGAAGAAGTGGATGGGAATGGTCAAATTGTGAAGACCGTCAAGGAGAATTTTGACTTTTTCAACTATGCTGGTATCCAGCGGACAGTCCATCTCTATAAACGTCCCAAAAATAGAATTGAGGATATTGTTATTCGGACGGAGCTAAATCAAGATTTGACTCAGGCGGTAGTGAATGTTGATGTGAAGATAGTTGGGCAGTACGATTCCATCCGTGTGTCTATTTTAGATCAAGAGGGACAGGAAGTAGGTCTTCTTGAAAACGGACAAATGGTCAGTGAACATCCACGCCTTTGGGAGGTCTTGGATGCCTATCTCTATACTGCTAAAGTTGAATTATTTGACGGAGAAAACTTGCTAGATACCTACTCAGAACAATTCGGCATTCGTAGTGTTGCGGTTGAAAATGGGCAGTTTTTCATCAATGGAAAACCTTTCTATTTCAAGGGATTTGGTAAACACGAAGATACCTTTATTAATGGTCGTGGTTTCAATGAAGCAGCCAATCTGATGGATTTGAATTTACTGAAGGATATTGGAGCAAATTCTTTTAGGACATCCCATTATCCCTATTCTGAGGAAATGATGCGGCTGGCAGATCGTTTGGGAATCGTCGTCCTTGATGAAGTGCCAGCAGTTGGACTGTTCCAGCTTTTCAATGCAGCCTTGAATTTGACAGGTGACTCTGAAGAAGTAAAAAATACTTGGGAAGTTATGCAAACCAAGGAGGCTCATGAGCTGGTGATTGATGAATTGATAGCGCGTGATAAGAATCATCCTTCTGTAGTGATGTGGGTTGTTGCCAATGAACCGGCAGGGCATGAAAAGGGAGCACGTGCTTACTTTGAACCTTTGATTCAGCGCATGAGGGACAGGGATCCTTCTAAGCGTCCTGTGACCTTAGTCAATATTATTAAAGCAACGCCTGATAAGGATGAGGTTATGGATTTGGTCGATGTTATCTGTCTCAATCGTTACTATGGTTGGTATGTTGCTCATGGTGACTTGAAGGCGGCAGAGAAAGGGCTCCGTCAAGAATTAGAGATCTGGCAAAAACTTTATCCTGACAAGCCGATTTTGATGACGGAATATGGTGCAGATACCCTTCCAGGGTTGCATTCGATGTGGGATATTCCTTATACAGAGGAATTTCAAGTGGATTACTATGATATGAACCATCGAGTATTTGATTCAATTCCTAATTTAGTTGGTGAGCAGGTCTGGAATTTTGCTGATTTTGAAACCACGGTTGGTCTCATTCGGATTCAAGGAAATCATAAGGGGTTATTCTCACGGAATCGTCAACCGAAGCAAATTGTTAGAGAAATAAAGAAACGTTGGACTGCCATTCCAAACTACCATTATAAGAGGAAATGA
- a CDS encoding sugar kinase: MKKILAFGEVLLRLSPPHYQTLTQATSLDCQFGGSELNVLASLAQLGHSVELVTALPKNEVGKMAEHFLFARQIGQKYVIRKEGRLGLYYYQKGFSLRPSQVTYDRDYSAFSLSKEEDYDLEGMFDGIDWFHVSGITVALNPDIYRLAFRLMEMAKGQGVKVSFDLNYRESLWSSFEEAREKLSPFVGLADICFGLEPIQLFNESGKDVKDELGLKRPYENKEVLLAVVKGLAETYSLQSLAFTQREMTYNNEYLLKAYLYQDGILYETEKESIQVLDRVGTGDAFTAGIILGYLQEKTPQEIVDLGMASFQFKHTIEGDINVISQSDIDLLLKKGSREIKR; encoded by the coding sequence ATGAAAAAAATCTTAGCATTTGGAGAAGTTTTATTGCGGCTATCTCCTCCTCATTATCAGACCTTAACACAGGCTACGAGTTTGGATTGTCAGTTTGGTGGTTCGGAGTTGAATGTTTTAGCCAGCTTGGCTCAGCTTGGTCACTCAGTCGAGTTGGTGACGGCACTGCCTAAGAATGAAGTGGGGAAAATGGCAGAACACTTTCTTTTTGCAAGGCAGATTGGACAGAAATATGTGATTCGAAAAGAGGGAAGGCTGGGTCTTTATTATTATCAAAAGGGTTTCTCTCTTAGACCTAGTCAGGTGACCTACGACCGTGATTATTCTGCTTTCAGCTTATCCAAGGAAGAAGACTATGATTTGGAAGGTATGTTTGACGGTATCGATTGGTTTCATGTGAGTGGTATAACGGTCGCTTTGAATCCAGATATTTACCGACTGGCCTTTCGTTTGATGGAAATGGCAAAGGGGCAGGGTGTTAAGGTTTCCTTTGACTTGAATTATCGAGAAAGTTTGTGGTCTTCTTTTGAAGAAGCGAGGGAGAAATTATCTCCTTTTGTAGGTTTAGCAGATATTTGCTTTGGTCTAGAGCCTATTCAACTCTTCAATGAATCTGGTAAAGATGTGAAGGATGAATTGGGGTTGAAGCGCCCTTATGAAAATAAAGAAGTTTTGTTGGCGGTGGTTAAGGGTTTGGCGGAGACTTATTCTTTGCAAAGTCTTGCTTTTACCCAGAGGGAAATGACCTACAATAATGAATATTTGCTGAAGGCATACTTGTATCAAGATGGTATTCTTTATGAAACGGAAAAAGAATCCATTCAAGTTTTGGACCGAGTTGGGACAGGGGATGCCTTTACAGCAGGAATTATTTTGGGTTATTTGCAGGAAAAAACGCCACAGGAAATAGTCGACTTGGGGATGGCTAGTTTTCAATTCAAACATACCATTGAAGGGGACATTAATGTCATCAGTCAATCAGATATTGATTTGCTATTGAAAAAAGGGTCACGTGAAATAAAACGATAG